One Aegilops tauschii subsp. strangulata cultivar AL8/78 chromosome 2, Aet v6.0, whole genome shotgun sequence genomic window, CTTCGATCCACTACTACCGCTACTAACCAAGGATCCCAAACTACTAGAACCACATGGCAATCGCAGGATGGCCAAATGCAGACACACGAACGCACGCACACTATCTTCAGAGTTCAGAGCGGCCACCGCGACTCCACGCGCTTGTTTCCTCACTCCCAGATGCCGACCTCCATGAAGCCGTCCTCGGTGGCGCAGCCCCTGAACATGCCGGTGCAGTTAAAACCATAGGCGACCTCGCCGGTGCCGGACACGGCGATGAGCCCCGCAAACCCCTCGTCGAGCCGCTCCTTGACGCAGAAGTCCACGGCCTCCTGCAGAGGCAGCCCCTTGTACTCCATCACGGCGGCCACGTCGCGCGCCAGAGTGGAGCGGATGATGGCCTCGCCCTCGCCAGTGCACGAGACGGCGCAGTGCCCACACGCGTAGGTGCCGGCGCCGATGAGCGGCGAGTCGCCGATGCGGCCAGTCATCTTGTTCATCAGCCCACCGGTCGAGGTGGCCGCCGCCGTGAAGCCGTCAGAGTCCACGACCGCGCACCCGACCGTCTCCGGCGCGTAGATGCTGATGGGCAGCCCGTTCATCACCATGCCGTTGCTATTGAGGttctccgtcgccgccgccagcGCGCTGCAGGTGTCGGCCCCGGCCAGCGGGATGCGGTAGTCGAAGAGGATGCTGTTGGCCTCCTTGGCGAGCTTGAGCATGCCGATGTTCTCCTCCGTGATGAAGTAGCTGTTGTCCACAACCTCAAGACCCTGCGGCAAGTTTGAAACAAAATCAGATCAACACATCTAATTATAAAAACTGTTTCTAATCCCAATTAACTCTGGATGCATATAAAGATCTCAGATTCCTTTTAATTTGCGGCGCAGTGCAGGGCCACGAGATCTGCAGGCAAAGCGCCAGTTGCTGTCACTCGACGGTCGGGGTGGTGGACCATGTACGGACGACGGATTCGTGGGACGGGAAGCAAGTGGCATGAGATCCGGCCAGGATTCCATGCCATGGCTGCTAACCACACGGCACGAGTGGTCCAGAGGGAGGAGGCGATGCCGTGCACAAGTTTTGGCGGCAGAACAGAGGGGCACAGCTGCTAGCCATCCTAGGTTCGATGCCGTGCACGAGACTCCAATTTGCGTATAGCCTTGCACTGTTTACTTTGATTAGCAAATTATTCAGTTTGTTTAAATTAATGAAAAATGGTACCGGCCAGAAAAAAAATCG contains:
- the LOC109784720 gene encoding probable isoaspartyl peptidase/L-asparaginase 2, which encodes MARWAIAIHGGAGVDPNLPEHRQEEAKRVLARCLQVGVDLLRAGATALDVVEAVVRELETDPCFNSGRGSALTRAGTVEMEASIMDGRGRRCGAVSGVSTVKNPVSLARRVMDKSPHSYLAFDGAEDFAREQGLEVVDNSYFITEENIGMLKLAKEANSILFDYRIPLAGADTCSALAAATENLNSNGMVMNGLPISIYAPETVGCAVVDSDGFTAAATSTGGLMNKMTGRIGDSPLIGAGTYACGHCAVSCTGEGEAIIRSTLARDVAAVMEYKGLPLQEAVDFCVKERLDEGFAGLIAVSGTGEVAYGFNCTGMFRGCATEDGFMEVGIWE